The proteins below are encoded in one region of Drosophila santomea strain STO CAGO 1482 chromosome 3R, Prin_Dsan_1.1, whole genome shotgun sequence:
- the LOC120453920 gene encoding odorant receptor 85b — translation MEKLLKYASFFYTVVGIRPYTNGEESKMDRLRYRIVFWANVINLSFVGICESIYAYSAFKDNKFLEAVTVMSYIGFVFVGLSKMFFIRWKKTAITKLIDELKEIYPRGSIQEEKYNLPMYLGTYSRIILTYSSLYSVLIWTFNLFCVMEYWVYDKWLNVREVGKQLPYLMYIPWKWQDNWSYYPLLFIQNFAGLTSAAGQISTDILLCAVATQLVMHFDFLSKSMERHELSGHWKKDSRFLVDIVRYHERILRLSDVMNDIFGIPILLNFMVSSFVICFVGFQMTVGVPPDIVVKLFLFLVSSMSQVYLICHYGQLVADASHGFAVATYNQNWYKADVRYKRALVIIIARSQKVIFLKATIFLDITRSTMTDLLQVSYKFFALLRTIKLQSTFYTSLHTSCAYEFSLLVTLYIGGVLISFRIEK, via the exons ATGGAGAAGTTATTGAAGTACGCCAGCTTTTTCTACACAGTAGTCGGTATACGGCCCTATACCAATGGTGAAGAGTCGAAAATGGACAGACTTAGATATCGCATTGTTTTTTGGGCCAATGTGATCAACCTGAGCTTCGTTGGAATATGTGAGAGCATCTACGCATACAGTGCCTTCAAGGATAATAAGTTCCTGGAAGCCGTCACTGTAATGTCCTACATTGGCTTCGTCTTCGTTGGCTTGAGCAAGATGTTCTTCATCCGGTGGAAGAAAACGGCTATAACTAAACTGATAGATGAACTGAAGGAGATCTATCCGAGGGGTTCAATCCAAGAGGAAAAATACAACCTGCCGATGTACCTGGGCACCTACTCCAGAATCATCCTAACATATTCCTCGCTCTACTCTGTTCTGATCTGGACATTTAACTTATTCTGTGTAATGGAGTATTGGGTCTACGACAAGTGGCTCAACGTTCGAGAAGTGGGCAAACAGTTGCCGTACCTCATGTATATTCCTTGGAAATGGCAGGATAACTGGTCGTATTACCCACTGTTATTCATTCAGAATTTCGCAGGACTTACTTCTGCAGCTGGACAAATTTCAACCGATATCTTGCTCTGCGCTGTTGCCACTCAGTTGGTAATGCACTTCGACTTCCTTTCAAAGAGTATGGAACGCCACGAACTGAGTGGACATTGGAAGAAGGACTCCCGATTCCTGGTGGATATTGTTCGGTATCACGAACGTATCCTCCGCCTTTCGGATGTAATGAACGATATATTCGGAATACCAATACTACTCAACTTCATGGTATCATCGTTCGTCATCTGCTTTGTGGGATTCCAGATGACTGTAGGAGTTCCGCCGGATATAGTTGTGAAGCTATTCCTCTTCCTTGTCTCTTCGATGAGTCAGGTTTACTTGATTTGTCACTATGGTCAACTGGTGGCCGATGCT aGCCATGGATTTGCGGTTGCGACTTATAATCAGAACTGGTATAAAGCCGACGTGCGCTATAAACGAGCCTTGGTCATTATAATAGCTAGATCGCAGAAGGTCATTTTTCTGAAGGCCACTATATTTTTGGATATTACCAGGTCCACAATGACCGAT CTGCTTCAAGTATCATACAAGTTCTTCGCCCTGCTGCGCACCAT AAAATTGCAGAGTACATTTTACACTTCACTGCACACAAGTTGCGCTTATGAGTTTTCACTGCTCGTTACGCTCTACATTGGAGGCGTCTTGATTTCCTTTCGAATTGAAAAATGA
- the LOC120451665 gene encoding odorant receptor 85c yields MKFMKYAVLFYTSVGIEPYTSDSRPKKVSLWSNLLFWANVINLSVIVFGEVLYLGVAFSDGKFIDAVTVLSYIGFVIVGMSKMFFIWWKKTDLSNLVKELEHIYPTGKAEEEVYRLDSYLRSCSRISITYAMLYSVLIWTFNLFSIMQFLVYEKWLKIRVVGQTLPYLMYLPWNVQNNWTYYVLLFCQNFAGHTSASGQISTDLLLCALATQVVMHFDYLAKVVESQELNEDWNENSRLLVKTVQYHQRILRLMDVLNDIFGIPLLLNFMVSTFVICFVGFQMTVGVPPDIMIKLSLFLFSSLSQVYLICHYGQLIADASSSISISAYKQNWHNADIRYRRALVFFIARPQRTTYLKATVFMNVTRSTMTDLLQVSYKFFALLRTMYIK; encoded by the exons ATGAAGTTCATGAAGTACGCAGTTTTATTTTACACCTCCGTGGGTATTGAGCCGTATACGAGTGACTCTCGGCCCAAAAAAGTCAGCCTGTGGTCAAATCTCCTATTTTGGGCCAATGTGATTAATTTGAGTGTCATTGTTTTCGGAGAGGTCCTCTATCTGGGAGTGGCGTTTTCCGATGGAAAGTTCATCGATGCCGTCACTGTATTGTCTTACATAGGATTCGTGATAGTGGGCATgagcaaaatgtttttcatttgGTGGAAGAAGACCGATCTTAGCAATTTGGTCAAGGAATTGGAGCACATCTATCCAACTGGTAAAGCTGAGGAGGAGGTATACCGGTTGGATAGCTATCTGCGATCATGTTCACGTATTAGCATTACCTACGCAATGCTCTATTCAGTGCTCATCTGGACGTTCAACTTGTTCAGTATCATGCAATTCCTCGTATATGAAAAGTGGCTCAAAATCCGAGTGGTCGGTCAAACGTTACCATATCTGATGTACCTTCCCTGGAACGTGCAGAACAACTGGACGTATTATGTTTTGCTGTTCTGTCAAAACTTCGCAGGACATACTTCGGCATCGGGACAGATCTCAACGGATCTTCTGCTCTGTGCCTTGGCTACCCAGGTGGTCATGCATTTCGATTATCTGGCCAAGGTGGTGGAGAGCCAAGAGTTGAATGAGGATTGGAACGAAAACTCAAGATTGTTGGTGAAAACTGTACAATATCATCAGCGAATTCTTCGGCTTATGGACGTTCTCAACGATATATTCGGCATACCCCTACTGCTTAACTTCATGGTCTCCACATTTGTCATCTGCTTTGTGGGATTCCAAATGACCGTTGGTGTCCCGCCGGATATCATGATAAAGCTCTCCTTGTTCCTGTTCTCGTCCTTGTCGCAGGTGTACTTGATATGCCACTATGGCCAGCTGATTGCCGATGCG agCTCTAGCATATCGATTTCTGCATATAAGCAGAACTGGCACAATGCTGACATCCGATATCGTCGGGCTCTGGTATTCTTTATAGCTCGACCTCAAAGGACAACCTATCTAAAAGCCACTGTATTCATGAATGTAACAAGGTCCACTATGACAGAC CTTCTTCAGGTATCCTACAAGTTTTTCGCTCTGCTTCGTACAATGTACATTAAGTAA
- the LOC120452120 gene encoding transmembrane protein 135 gives MAGQSKLIDPLCITCKEFQHPWTDHCVNATAGILLSATPYCLRVYTIVYALSLLMRHRIPSREDLRKTLLGIIQSTAFLVTNAYTFILYNCALRHMLGKYHFSTVAFVPCLFASFSAILVERPARRPLLTLYVANVATEALWKMAESRGWVRSIPNGQTLIFGVSMAALLYLYRTGTTKDSIFNILRIFVGKEEAGPVAKSGPAVPGEQPAPDRRRPTVSFSTVSDWVRVYSNLIRAKHDSCRHQQSCIAYSLMGGIKPFVGGVGLQVALKLVMNVKRITSGKMPWKKLVFNRGTLQLGIFMGSFSFLYKSVSCLLRHSFNRDDARFAVPAALIASVSFTQYPDNTVALYVMWKALQILCTKGQELGIVPHIPNFMLFLYSFFTAVLFHAGILEPKSLRPSYYKFLQAISGDRLSKFNLSAFDVFGLSSQQQALDTIKALNIVEKSMPAYSFAS, from the exons ATGGCGGGACAAAGCAAGCTGATCGATCCCCTGTGCATCACATGCAAAGAGTTCCAGCACCCATGGACGGACCACTGCGTGAACGCCACCGCTGGTATTCTGCTCTCGGCCACGCCCTACTGCCTGCGAGTCTACACTATAGTCTACGCCCTGTCCTTGCTGATGCGCCACCGCATTCCCAGTCGCGAGGATCTGCGCAAGACGCTGTTGGGGATCATCCAATCGACGGCTTTCCTAGTGACCAATGCCTACACCTTCATCCTGTACAACTGTGCGCTGCGGCACATGCTGGGCAAATATCACTTCTCTACAGTGGCCTTTGTGCCCTGCCTATTTGCCTCGTTTTCGGCCATTTTGGTGGAGAGACCAGCCCGCCGACCACTACTCACTCTCTACGTTGCCAATGTAGCCACTGAAGCGCTGTGGAAAATGGCAGAATCTCGGGGCTGGGTGCGCTCCATTCCTAATGGGCAGACACTCATCTTTGGTGTGAGTATGGCGGCGCTGCTCTACCTCTATCGCACTGGCACTACCAAGGATTCCATCTTCAACATCCTTCGCATATTCGTGGGCAAGGAGGAGGCGGGTCCGGTTGCCAAGTCCGGCCCCGCAGTGCCCGGTGAGCAGCCTGCGCCTGACCGCCGTCGTCCCACCGTTAGTTTTTCTACTGTATCCGACTGGGTGCGCGTGTATAGCAATCTCATTCGCGCAAAACACGACAGCTGTCGGCATCAGCAAAGCTGCATTGCGTACTCCCTGATGGGTGGAATTAAACCCTTTGTGGGCGGAGTGGGTCTTCAGGTTGCGCTTAAACTGGTCATGAACGTCAAACGAATCACGTCTGGAAAAATGCCGTGGAAGAAGCTGGTCTTCAACCGTGGGACTCTTCAACTGGGCATTTTCATGGGCAgcttttcatttctctataAG TCGGTGTCCTGTCTGCTGCGACACAGTTTTAACCGGGACGATGCACGGTTCGCAGTTCCTGCGGCGTTAATTGCCTCGGTGTCCTTCACACAGTATCCGGATAACACGGTAGCTTTGTATGTCATGTGGAAGGCACTACAG ATTCTTTGCACAAAGGGCCAAGAGCTTGGAATCGTGCCACACATCCCCAACTTTATGCTTTTCTTGTACTCCTTCTTCACGGCTGTGCTTTTCCACGCGGGAATTCTGGAACCCAAAAGTCTGCGCCCCAGTTACTACAAGTTTCTGCAGGCCATTTCGGGCGATCG ACTGAGCAAGTTTAATCTGAGCGCCTTTGATGTATTCGGCCTGAGCAGTCAGCAACAGGCGCTGGACACCATCAAAGCACTAAACATAGTAGAAAAGTCGATGCCCGCCTACTCCTTTGCCTCCTGA
- the LOC120452122 gene encoding transmembrane protein 135, with amino-acid sequence MAAQSKLAEIAFKCSCQEFAHPWTSSCACATAGMLLSLIPGTFKTYSMVYMLALLMRRRIPSLKDLRKTLTSTLQSTAFLSLNGSLFILAICLVRQYLGGFYFGTTTWLPALLVSSISLAVERPERRTPLALYVANVGIETLWKMLEARGLVRSIANGQVLIMGASITALMYLYRAGLHRTVAKDATFKGLGLVMGKEEEGPLMPPTVITPQRSDLGRQNFRCITSYLRVYDHLTTLKHPCCPHQLGCAAYALLGGVKPFVGGVGLQVCLKLLLNTSKILQQKMQWRQQIFSKGSLQLGLALGLFSLLFKITSCGLRHSFGYDNALFAIPSGLIGSFGLLHFPNTTVSLYLMLKSLQLLYNWGVAEGKVPEVPQFSMAMYGFFTAVLCHSTVLEAQSMRPSYFKFIENISGGRLSRFNLKPFEAFGVKSQDQADYVIKKLGIVMTSANPLFPLAV; translated from the exons ATGGCAGCACAGAGCAAACTTGCTGAGATCGCCTTTAAATGCAGCTGCCAGGAGTTCGCCCATCCTTGGACGtcgagctgcgcctgcgcgACGGCTGGCATGCTTTTATCCCTAATCCCTGGCACATTTAAGACTTATAGTATGGTCTACATG TTGGCACTTTTAATGCGCAGGCGCATTCCTTCGCTCAAGGACCTACGAAAGACCTTAACCAGTACTCTGCAGTCGACGGCTTTCCTGTCTCTAAATGGAAGCCTCTTCATCCTAGCCATTTGCCTGGTGCGGCAGTATCTCGGTGGTTTCTACTTCGGTACTACAACCTGGTTGCCAGCACTCTTGGTGAGCTCCATATCGCTGGCAGTCGAGCGTCCGGAGCGACGTACTCCACTCGCTTTGTATGTGGCCAACGTGGGCATCGAAACGCTTTGGAAAATGTTAGAGGCCCGTGGTCTGGTGCGATCCATTGCCAACGGCCAGGTGCTCATCATGGGAGCCAGTATTACCGCATTGATGTATCTATATCGTGCCGGACTGCATAGGACTGTTGCCAAGGATGCGACCTTTAAGGGATTGGGTCTGGTCATGggcaaggaggaggagggtcCCCTAATGCCGCCTACGGTTATCACTCCTCAGAGATCTGATCTTGGAAGACAAAACTTCCGCTGCATCACTTCGTACCTTAGGGTCTATGACCACCTGACTACCCTCAAACATCCTTGCTGCCCTCACCAGCTTGGCTGTGCGGCGTATGCCCTCCTTGGTGGAGTTAAGCCTTTTGTGGGCGGAGTGGGTCTTCAAGTGTGTTTGAAACTGCTGCTCAACACTTCAAAGATACTCCAGCAAAAGATGCAGTGGCGCCAGCAGATCTTCAGCAAAGGATCCCTGCAGTTGGGCCTAGCGCTCGGATTATTCTCACTGCTTTTTAAA ATAACTTCTTGTGGCTTGCGTCACTCTTTTGGATATGATAATGCGCTCTTTGCCATTCCATCTGGGTTGATAGGATCATTTGGGCTCCTACACTTTCCCAACACCACGGTGTCTCTGTATCTGATGTTGAAGTCATTACAACTCCTGTACAACTGGGGCGTCGCCGAGGGAAAGGTTCCCGAGGTGCCACAATTCTCCATGGCTATGTATGGATTCTTCACGGCCGTACTTTGTCACTCGACTGTTCTGGAGGCACAATCCATGCGGCCCAGTTACTTTAAGTTTATCGAAAACATCTCGGGAGGTCGTCTTAGCCGGTTCAATCTGAAACCCTTCGAGGCTTTTGGAGTTAAGAGTCAGGATCAGGCTGATTATGTTATCAAAAAACTGGGCATTGTTATGACCTCCGCAAACCCTCTATTTCCACTGGCTGTTTAG
- the LOC120452121 gene encoding uncharacterized protein LOC120452121 isoform X1, with translation MTSPFDGVACFWLSLIWIQLSVINAGLEFLKDFVPLHLVRLREIEDEERAIEGECTLGAISILTIRYSGKTC, from the exons ATGACGTCTCCCTTCGACGGAGTGGCCTGCTTCTGGCTGTCACTGATCTGGATCCAACTGTCTGTCATCAATGCTGGCCTGGAGTTCCTAAAGGATTTCGTACCCCTTCACCTGGTGCGTCTGAGAGAGATCGAGGACGAGGAGCGGGCAATCGAGGGCGAGTGCACCCTGGGCGCCATCAGCATTC TCACAATTAGATACAGTGGTAAGACCTGCTAA
- the LOC120452119 gene encoding transmembrane protein 135 produces the protein MGAQSKLAEIAFNCTCYEYNHPWTKSCACAAAGMMLSEIPPSLRTYATVYVFALIMRGRVPSLKDLRRTASGILQSTAFLSMNGGLFIFAVCYLRQILGGFYFGTVAWLPSFLASFACLAFERPERRAPLALYVANVGIETLWKMMEARGLVRSIPNGQVLLMGASVTALMYLYRAGLHKTVAKDATFKALALIVGKEDEGPLKTPVVTTSQSSRQAPFNFQSIQSYVQLYDSLLNSKHPSCPHKRGCVPYALIGGLKPFLGGVGLSVGLKLLLNIPKIIKSKMQWRKQIFNKGSLQLGLALGIFSLLFKSTSCGLRHSFGFDNALFAIPAGLIGSIGFLRFPNTTVACYLMWKSLHLLYNWGIAEGKLPEVPHFAMLMYGFFTAVLFHSAILEARSLRPSYYKFLMGISGNRISRFNVKPFEVYGLKSQDQVNYVIKKLGIDMTSPYPLFALSV, from the exons ATGGGCGCCCAAAGCAAACTGGCGGAGATCGCCTTCAACTGCACCTGCTATGAGTATAACCATCCGTGGACAAAGAGCTGTGCCTGTGCTGCGGCAGGTATGATGCTCTCCGAGATCCCTCCCAGTCTGCGCACCTACGCCACTGTTTATGTG TTTGCTCTGATCATGCGAGGACGCGTTCCATCGCTGAAGGATCTGAGACGCACTGCATCTGGAATTCTGCAGTCGACAGCGTTCCTTTCGATGAACGGAGGCCTCTTCATCTTTGCCGTGTGCTACTTGCGACAGATCTTGGGTGGATTCTACTTCGGCACAGTTGCCTGGTTGCCCTCATTCTTGGCCAGCTTTGCGTGCCTTGCCTTCGAGCGTCCGGAACGACGTGCTCCGCTCGCATTGTATGTGGCCAATGTGGGTATCGAAACGCTGTGGAAGATGATGGAGGCACGAGGCTTGGTTCGATCCATTCCCAATGGACAGGTGCTCCTCATGGGAGCAAGTGTGACCGCCTTGATGTACTTGTATCGCGCCGGATTGCACAAGACTGTGGCCAAGGATGCGACTTTCAAGGCTCTTGCCCTAATTGTGGGCAAAGAAGACGAGGGCCCATTGAAGACGCCGGTGGTCACCACCTCGCAAAGCTCTCGCCAGGCTCCCTTCAACTTCCAAAGCATTCAATCCTACGTGCAGCTCTATGACAGCCTCCTAAATTCCAAGCATCCCAGTTGCCCACACAAGAGGGGTTGTGTTCCCTACGCACTTATTGGAGGACTAAAACCGTTCCTGGGCGGTGTTGGCCTATCGGTGGGTCTGAAGCTGCTGCTCAACATTCCCAAGATCATCAAGTCCAAGATGCAGTGGCGCAAGCAGATCTTCAACAAGGGTTCATTGCAGTTGGGACTGGCACTGGGCATATTCTCACTTCTTTTTAAG TCGACTTCCTGCGGACTGCGTCACTCGTTTGGATTCGACAACGCTCTCTTCGCCATTCCGGCTGGCCTCATCGGATCGATTGGCTTCCTCCGTTTCCCGAACACCACGGTGGCCTGCTATCTGATGTGGAAGTCCCTGCATCTGCTCTACAACTGGGGCATCGCGGAGGGCAAGTTACCCGAGGTGCCGCACTTCGCGATGCTCATGTATGGATTCTTCACGGCCGTGCTCTTCCACTCGGCAATCCTGGAAGCTCGTTCGCTGCGGCCCAGCTACTACAAGTTCCTCATGGGCATCTCCGGAAACCGCATCAGTCGCTTCAATGTGAAACCCTTCGAGGTTTACGGTCTGAAGAGCCAGGACCAGGTCAACTATGTGATCAAGAAACTGGGCATCGACATGACCTCACCCTACCCCCTCTTCGCCCTGTCTGTCTAG
- the LOC120452121 gene encoding uncharacterized protein LOC120452121 isoform X2 — protein MTSPFDGVACFWLSLIWIQLSVINAGLEFLKDFVPLHLVRLREIEDEERAIEGECTLGAISILIL, from the exons ATGACGTCTCCCTTCGACGGAGTGGCCTGCTTCTGGCTGTCACTGATCTGGATCCAACTGTCTGTCATCAATGCTGGCCTGGAGTTCCTAAAGGATTTCGTACCCCTTCACCTGGTGCGTCTGAGAGAGATCGAGGACGAGGAGCGGGCAATCGAGGGCGAGTGCACCCTGGGCGCCATCAGCATTC tgatTTTGTAG